One Spinacia oleracea cultivar Varoflay chromosome 4, BTI_SOV_V1, whole genome shotgun sequence DNA segment encodes these proteins:
- the LOC110793177 gene encoding F-actin-capping protein subunit alpha — MADADSSEPEQQLNPKQKIEIAKWFLLNSPAGEIQYISKDLKTILKDDNVHNLAALEAFPQYNKSHMICLEFPDRSSDVIISSFSEVSDNEYLDPRTAQVAIVDHVKQVCTEARPASDEELPSSYIEEFRCALDAEIMKYASEAYPKGISAVYCVKGNDVEEPGSDFELVVLISAARLSPNNFCNGSWRSIWNIEFNDEDQSVEIKGKLLVGAHYFEEGNVQLDASHECKDSTLLQNPDDSALAITNIIRQQESEYLAALEASYLKLPDTTFKDLRRKLPVTRTLFPWHSTMQFSLTRDIAKELTIRK; from the exons ATGGCGGACGCAGACTCGTCAGAACCAGAGCAACAACTCAACCCCAAACAAAAGATTGAGATTGCCAAATGGTTCCTCTTGAACTCTCCCGCCGGCGAAATCCAATACATTTCCAAAG ATTTGAAGACGATTTTGAAGGATGATAATGTGCATAATTTGGCTGCGTTGGAGGCGTTTCCTCAGTACAACAAATCTCACATGATTTGTCTCGAATTTCCTGATAGAAGTTCTGAT GTGATAATTTCATCATTCAGTGAGGTTTCTGATAATGAATATCTTGATCCTAGGACTGCCCAAGTTGCTATTGTTGATCATGTCAAACAA GTTTGTACAGAGGCGAGACCTGCTAGTGACGAGGAACTTCCATCTTCCTACATTGAGGAATTCAG ATGTGCTTTGGATGCTGAAATCATGAAATATGCCAGTGAAGCTTATCCAAAAGGCATCTCTGCAGTTTATTGTGTAAAGGGAAATGACGTGGAGGAACCAGGGTCTGATTTTGAGTTAGTCGTTCTTATTTCAGCCGCCAGGCTCAGTCCCAATAATTTTTG CAACGGAAGTTGGAGATCTATATGGAACATTGAGTTCAATGATGAGGATCAGTCAGTGGAAATAAAAGGCAAATTGCTG GTAGGGGCTCATTACTTTGAGGAGGGAAATGTCCAGTTGGATGCAAGTCATGAATGCAAAGATTCGACTCTACTTCAG AACCCAGACGACTCAGCCTTAGCCATAACCAACATCATTAGGCAGCAGGAATCGGAGTACTTAGCGGCACTGGAG GCTTCCTACTTAAAGCTGCCGGACACCACTTTCAAG GATCTTCGGAGAAAGTTACCAGTTACTCGTACTCTGTTTCCTTGGCACAGCACTATGCAATTCAGTCTAACAAGAGATATAGCAAAGGAACTTACCATTCGGAAGTGA